The proteins below come from a single Drosophila kikkawai strain 14028-0561.14 chromosome 3R, DkikHiC1v2, whole genome shotgun sequence genomic window:
- the LOC108075535 gene encoding phosphatidate cytidylyltransferase, mitochondrial, giving the protein MLDLYRRTVKRFPLGSVSYMFAYGSGVKQQEGYEKVGNGTALRPPPGTVVDLVFCVRDALGFHAENLHRHPEHYSALRHLGPRFVANYQERLGAGVYCNTLVPLPDLGLTIKYGVVSEEQLLEDLLHWRHLYLAGRLHKPVTDLVNPADNPPLKAALDRNLLSALQVGLLLLPEKFTAYSLFHTIAGLSYKGDFRMIFGENKQKVHNIVNPQIRDFFALYQPSLGQLSNFVAVNMNGQEPGSRKPAILFEQDKSQAATVQHLHQLPGELRKRLERNAACRGDYSEVVDHLSMVPQLPEVLQASVNDIVWRSSVTQSLKNIASAGVLKSLVYSYRKAQKTFAV; this is encoded by the coding sequence atgctggacctatacaggCGCACAGTGAAACGGTTTCCACTGGGCAGTGTCAGCTATATGTTTGCCTATGGCTCCGGCGTGAAACAGCAGGAGGGCTACGAAAAAGTGGGCAACGGAACTGCTCTACGTCCGCCTCCAGGCACCGTGGTGGATCTGGTTTTCTGTGTGCGTGATGCCCTGGGATTCCATGCGGAGAACTTGCATCGTCACCCGGAACATTATTCCGCCTTGCGACACTTAGGACCACGCTTTGTGGCCAACTATCAGGAGCGTTTGGGTGCCGGAGTCTACTGCAACACCTTGGTGCCACTGCCTGACCTGGGACTGACCATCAAGTATGGTGTGGTGTCGGAGGAGCAGTTGCTGGAGGACCTGCTGCACTGGCGGCATCTCTATCTGGCCGGCAGGCTACACAAACCGGTCACCGATCTGGTTAATCCCGCAGATAACCCGCCCCTAAAGGCGGCCCTGGACAGGAATCTGCTCTCTGCACTTCAAGTCggtctgctgctgctaccaGAAAAGTTCACCGCCTATTCGCTATTCCACACTATCGCTGGCCTAAGCTACAAGGGAGATTTTCGAATGATCTTTGGCGAAAACAAGCAAAAGGTCCACAATATAGTTAATCCGCAAATCAGGGACTTCTTTGCCTTGTACCAACCTTCTTTGGGACAACTCTCCAATTTCGTGGCCGTCAACATGAATGGTCAGGAGCCAGGAAGTCGGAAGCCAGCCATACTCTTTGAGCAGGATAAATCTCAGGCAGCTACGGTTCAACACCTGCACCAGCTGCCCGGGGAGCTCAGGAAGCGTCTCGAGCGAAATGCCGCCTGTCGTGGCGACTATTCCGAGGTGGTGGATCATCTCTCCATGGTGCCTCAGCTGCCCGAGGTGCTGCAGGCCTCCGTCAACGACATTGTGTGGCGCAGCAGTGTCACGCAATCGCTCAAGAACATCGCCAGTGCTGGCGTTCTAAAATCCCTGGTCTACAGCTACCGAAAGGCCCAGAAAACTTTTGCCGTTTAG
- the LOC108075533 gene encoding glycosaminoglycan xylosylkinase homolog: MNKRNVIIGGIVASLLGLVLGVNFYFMYYLSAEEGHLASVRALENMIRHKMRHLKPAYLNRNPRFFMFRNKLLKNYKAAPYENASVLWDIANWWPQENEVYPMYDSSMGQLLETLRREPITRVSNLARGTQLKLLVRLSQQQKVIFKPQWYPRDEVIEGVVYSGKDRHTAEVYAFYLGAVLDLRWTPIVVGRVVNLKREIYANGDPELQHTINIETDEDGRERYCLYGKCHYCNEEETVCGDERHNIEGVLIYIVPGTLAKRRSPWQRTYKDDKRAPWEDDMTYCKSLKNKMETIRLLDLIDVAIFDYLIQNGDRHHYETREERVVLIDNGKAFGNPNKDHLDILAPLYQCCLLRKSTWDRLQVFSGGVLTEIVDRLSKQDALYPLITDKHKKGIERRLLVVYAVVEHCMDIEGEKMFKTL, translated from the exons ATGAACAAGCGCAACGTAATTATAGGAGGCATCGTGGCCAGCCTCCTGGGCCTGGTGCTGGGCGTTAACTTCTACTTCATGTACTACCTGAGCGCCGAGGAGGGTCATCTGGCCAGCGTACGGGCGCTGGAGAATATGATCCGGCACAAGATGCGGCACCTGAAGCCCGCCTACCTCAATCGTAATCCCCGCTTCTTCATGTTCCGCAACAAGCTGCTGAAGAACTACAAGGCAGCGCCGTACGAGAACGCCAGCGTTCTCTGGGACATTGCCAATTGG TGGCCGCAAGAGAACGAAGTGTATCCCATGTACGACTCCTCGATGGGTCAGCTTTTGGAGACGCTGCGTCGCGAGCCAATTACACGGGTAAGCAACCTGGCGCGGGGCACACAGCTGAAGCTTCTGGTGCGACTGTCCCAGCAGCAAAAGGTGATCTTCAAGCCACAGTGGTATCCGCGGGACGAGGTTATCGAGGGAGTGGTGTACAGCGGCAAGGATCGGCACACGGCGGAGGTGTATGCCTTCTATCTGGGCGCCGTGCTCGACCTGCGATGGACTCCCATCGTTGTGGGTCGTGTGGTGAACCTAAAGAGGGAGATCTATGCCAACGGTGACCCGGAACTCCAGCACACCATCAACATAGAGACGGATGAGGATGGCAGGGAGAGGTATTGTTTGTACGGGAAGTGCCACTACTGCAACGAGGAGGAGACTGTCTGCGGCGATGAGAGGCACAACATCGAAGGCGTACTTATCTACATTGTGCCAGGCACGCTGGCCAAACGGCGATCTCCGTGGCAGCGTACCTACAAAGACGACAAGCGGGCGCCTTGGGAGGACGACATGACCTACTGCAA GTCGCTGAAGAACAAAATGGAGACGATCCGCCTGTTGGATCTTATAGATGTGGCCATCTTCGATTATCTTATACAGAATGGAGATCGCCATCACTACGAGACGCGGGAGGAGCGCGTGGTGCTCATTGACAATGGCAAGGCCTTCGGTAATCCGAACAAGGACCATTTGGATATACTGGCGCCCCTCTACCAGTGCTGCCT CCTTCGCAAGTCCACTTGGGATCGCCTTCAGGTTTTTTCCGGCGGCGTGCTGACGGAAATTGTTGATCGGCTGTCCAAACAGGATGCTTTGTATCCTCTTATAACGGACAAGCATAAAAAGGGAATTGAACGAAGGCTCTTGGTTGTGTATGCGGTTGTGGAACACTGTATGGACATTGAAGGcgaaaaaatgttcaaaactCTTTAG
- the Rrp6 gene encoding exosome complex component 10 homolog — MPRPPKRNNTENEAETAKQEQPRDHSEDVADFTNQAFKNVVAATRAANAFPQGTARSLYLSYPGFARVMDNLSQRVVGLIGNVLHAKEVKGDISKRQLDEQFELVQECNDMLLERINTNLDIKSGLRRNPQQVVEAQVDVMSSNSSSAEQSTGSSSQAPETPKAGSWNRTTPQRSMVSARLFTAKNIVRPQMQFKEPVDNSAQNPFCPRLKEKPNSLKPLALLAEYDEIGNIQSYLHPYEFELLKFEPPVDQLQKQKPLLPSLMADTELMLVDTVDKLKTALEELRQAPQIAIDVEHHSYRTFMGITCLVQMSTRSKDYIFDTLTLRDEMHILNLVLTDPKKLKILHGADLDIEWLQRDLSLYIVNMFDTHRAAKALNMARLSLAFLLKHYLDLDVDKSLQLADWRMRPLPQQLVDYARQDTHFLIYVYERMTNDLLQQQTEPGLLNTVYQMSTDVCKKRYSKPHIGPESHLDLVRKTKRSFDNRQLYALRGIFEWRDATARSEDESYGYVLPNHMMLQIAESLPREMQGILACCNPIPPLVRQQLHALHQIVLKAREQPLIKPTLEARSSTQASLPPSTKDFSSKLYCPHDFSHQEEARDDLPTLLKRSATGKLQLHRQKSIKENLLKPPAMALFDKPPKPTQEEELRWAHLRKESQMLRMPYKRYLAILPLMEQLKADQMARERSEQLNRRLCPAEPAAAQNIKLEATPASKADEEDAIYSLPLKEQLKRKHQTSRKPDSTDQQPTTSKRARKDENTHPIKPEPAASIPVDSDDEVVETPIERQPTEQPQAPSRKDIRKQKRRQIQRKNRSFHPQSSSQQVPQPKTKVEGGNFDYKNVDFRQFKGGAQRARGTEIKQQMRGMNRPNNRNNKQFNKLFTFSNVKTEGKK; from the exons atgccgCGTCCGCCGAAAAGAAATAACACAGAGAATGAGGCGGAGACAGCTAAGCAGGAGCAGCCGCGGGACCACTCGGAGGACGTTGCGGATTTCACAAAC CAAGCCTTCAAGAATGTGGTGGCCGCCACCCGGGCAGCGAATGCCTTTCCCCAGGGCACCGCTCGCTCTCTGTATCTCAGCTATCCGGGCTTCGCACGTGTCATGGACAACCTGTCGCAGCGCGTGGTGGGATTGATCGGCAACGTACTGCATGCCAAGGAGGTCAAGGGCGACATCAGCAA ACGCCAACTGGATGAGCAGTTTGAGCTGGTGCAGGAGTGCAATGACATGCTTCTTGAGCGCATTAACACAAACCTGGACATTAAGAGCGGCCTGCGCAGGAACCCCCAGCAAGTGGTTGAGGCTCAGGTGGATGTCATGAGCAGCAACTCCTCGTCAGCAGAGCAATCTACAGGTAGCTCTTCTCAAGCCCCGGAGACACCGAAGGCGGGTAGCTGGAATAGAACGACACCACAGCGAAGCATGGTTTCCGCACGCCTTTTCACGGCCAAAAATATTGTGCGCCCACAGATGCAGTTTAAGGAACCAGTGGACAACAGTGCACAGAATCCCTTTTGCCCACGGCTCAAGGAGAAGCCCAACTCGCTGAAACCGCTGGCTCTGTTGGCCGAATACGACGAAATCGGCAATATCCAGTCCTATCTGCACCCGTACGAGTTCGAGCTGCTGAAATTTGAACCCCCGGTGGATCAGCTGCAAAAGCAGAAGCCACTATTGCCATCCCTGATGGCCGACACCGAGCTGATGCTGGTGGACACGGTGGATAAGTTAAAAACGGCATTGGAGGAGCTGAGGCAGGCCCCGCAGATTGCGATCGATGTGGAGCACCACTCGTACCGCACGTTCATGGGCATCACTTGCCTTGTCCAAATGTCCACACGCTCCAAGGATTATATTTTTGATACTCTTACACTGCGTGATGAGATGCACATACTGAATCTGGTGCTGACAGATCCCAAGAAGCTAAAGATCCTGCACGGCGCCGACTTGGATATTGAGTGGCTGCAGCGTGACCTGTCCTTGTATATTGTCAACATGTTTGACACGCACCGGGCAGCCAAAGCCCTGAATATGGCCAGGTTGTCGTTGGCCTTTCTGTTGAAACACTATCTGGATCTGGACGTGGACAAGAGCCTGCAGCTGGCCGATTGGCGGATGCGACCGCTGCCGCAGCAGCTGGTCGACTATGCCCGCCAGGACACCCACTTCCTTATTTACGTTTACGAACGGATGACCAACGATCTTCTGCAGCAGCAGACTGAGCCGGGTCTGCTAAATACTGTATATCAAATGAGCACGGATGTGTGCAAGAAGCGCTACAGCAAGCCCCATATCGGTCCGGAATCTCACCTGGACTTGGTGCGAAAGACGAAGCGTTCATTTGATAATCGACAGCTTTACGCTCTTCGCGGGATCTTTGAGTGGCGAGATGCGACGGCGCGGTCCGAGGACGAGAGCTATGGCTATGTCTTGCCCAATCACATGATGCTCCAGATCGCGGAGAGCTTACCGCGCGAGATGCAGGGCATCCTGGCCTGCTGCAATCCCATtccgccgctggtgcggcagcAGCTGCACGCGCTCCATCAGATCGTTCTGAAGGCACGCGAACAGCCGCTGATTAAA CCTACTTTGGAGGCCCGCAGCAGCACACAGGCATCTTTGCCGCCCTCGACCAAAGATTTCAGCAGCAAACTCTACTGTCCACACGACTTTTCGCATCAGGAGGAGGCTCGTGACGACCTACCAACGCTGTTGAAGCGCAGCGCTACGGGGAAACTTCAGCTGCACCGACAAAAGAGTATCAAAGAGAATCTATTGAAACCACCGGCAATGGCTCTGTTCGACAAGCCACCCAAACCCACCCAAGAGGAGGAACTTCGTTGGGCCCATCTGCGTAAGGAGAGCCAGATGCTACGCATGCCCTACAAGCGTTACTTGGCCATCCTGCCATTAATGGAGCAGCTAAAGGCCGATCAGATGGCCCGGGAGCGTAGTGAACAGCTCAATAGGCGTCTTTGTCCGGCAGAACCAGCGGCTGCGCAAAATATCAAGCTAGAAGCGACACCTGCCTCCAAAGCAGATGAGGAGGATGCCATTTACTCCTTGCCCCTCAAGGAGCAACTGAAGCGAAAGCACCAAACAAGTCGAAAACCAGACTCAACGGATCAGCAGCCAACCACCAGCAAGAGAGCACGAAAGGATGAGAATACGCATCCCATCAAACCAGAACCTGCTGCTTCAATTCCCGTCGATAGCGATGACGAGGTCGTGGAGACGCCCATTGAAAGGCAACCCACGGAGCAGCCACAAGCGCCGTCTAGAAAAGATATTCGAAAACAGAAGCGCAGGCAAATTCAGCGAAAGAATCGATCATTTCATCCTCAAAGCTCCAGCCAGCAGGTGCCGCAGCCCAAGACTAAGGTCGAAGGCGGCAACTTTGACTACAAGAATGTGGACTTCCGGCAGTTTAAGGGCGGAGCCCAAAGAGCCCGCGGCACAGAGATCAAGCAGCAAATGCGCGGAATG AACCGCCCCAACAATCGCAATAATAAGCAGTTTAACAAGCTTTTTACATTTAGCAATGTAAAGACGGAGGGCAAGAAATAA